In Vicia villosa cultivar HV-30 ecotype Madison, WI linkage group LG7, Vvil1.0, whole genome shotgun sequence, the DNA window ttttaaCAAGAGAGCTCTCGACCATGAGTGGCAAAGGGAGGGGACGGCCGAAGAAGGTGGCTCCTCCGCAAGCTAATCGTGGCACTAAACCATCTCGTAGTGATACGGCGATAGAGAATAATAACAATGGAGGCTCGACATCAAGCGTTCAGATAGTCCAAGAGAAAGAATCCCCCATTGTAGTGAATGAGGGAAACCCTAAATTGGGAGATGTGATTAACACTCCGAAGATACAACAGAAGGAGCAAGTCAAAGTAGATACTACCAAGAAACTCTGGGTAGATGTTATCAGTGGTAACAGGAACCCTTCCAATGGTATGCAAATGGAATTTGTCGCTCCGCAGCTCATTAATGGAGAAGTTCAGGTTGCAATTAAGGAGGAGGACATCATAGATGAATTGAAGTATTGGGAATCTGCTCTTATCATGTATGTGATAGGGAGTGATCTGAGTATGAATATGGTGAAACATTTTATGATGAAGAACTGGAACTTTGTGAAGATGCCAGATATGTTTTATAATGATGAGGGGTATTTCATTCTGCATTTTCACTCTTATGATGACAAGGAATTGGTGTTTATGAAAGGGCCTTATACCATACGCAATATGCTGATGCTCTTGAGGGATTGGTCACCGGATTTTGATTTGAAGAGGGATATGTTGCGTACTCTCCCAATCTGGGTCAAGCTCCCTCATCTACCTTTGTATCTTTGGGGTAAAAAAAGCTTGAGCAAGATAGGCAGTGCACTGGGTAATCCTCTTGTCACTGATGAATGCACAACAAACCGACTAAGAGTATCATATGCCCGTATCGTGGTAGAAATTGACATTACTCAAACCCCTGTTTCAGAGATTACCATACGTGATACTGAGGGGAAGAAATTGAAGCAGCCAGTGGAATATGAATGGAAACCTAAATATTGTAAAAGATGTCAAATGGTTGGTCATAATTGTGacaaaaagccaaaacaaattataaaacaaTGGAAGCCAAAGGATACCAAGACAGATGAAAAGGAGATTATCAGTCCAGAAAATAGTGAGAGCATTGTTGTAGAGGAGGAACCAAAGTGGACTACTATAGAGAGAAGCAAGAAGGGGAAAGAGGTGATCAGGGAAGGCCCATCTGAATCCTTGCTCAGTCCaaatgtgtttgaatcactcagtCTTTTGAATGAGGCTGCAGTGATCCAAGAAGTTACATGATAATCTCTTGGAATGTCAGGGGCCTAAATAAAGCAGGTAAGATATTAGAGATTAGCTCCTGTCTCTCAAGTCTTAATCCTGATATTGTTATTTTGATTGAAACTAGAGTTAAGATCAATAAAGCTGCAGCtgtgagaaataaactcaagtTTAGGGGTGAGGTTTTAGACAATTATGACAAACACTGCAATGGTCGTATTTGGCTAATGTGGAATGATACTTAGTATGACATTAAGTTTCATAGTAGCACCAGCCGATTCTTACACTGTGAGGTTTTTGATAAAACTGGGGGATTCCTTTTTTGGCTCACTGCTATATATGCCTTGAATCAATTGGAGCATAAGAGAGTTTTGTGGAAGGATATTGAGCAGATTCATCAACACCAGCAAGGGCCTTGGGTCCTCTTGGGTGACTTTAATAATGTCCTACGAGCAAAAAGATAGAATAGGTGGCAGAACTGTGACTGAAGCTGAATTTGAAGATCTAGAGGCCATGATAGGGAATATAGGGCTGGCCGAGATGGATAGTACAGGTGATTACTATACCTGGTCTAATAAGCAAATAGACAACATCATATACTCTAGGATAGACATGGTCCTAGGAAATGTTGAATGGTTGAGcaaatttgttaatttgaatttgatgGTGAGGCCCCTTGGTATTTCTGATCATGCCATCTTGCATCTCAGAGAAATGAAGCACAGTTTAAAACCTCAAAGACACTTCAAGTTTAGAAATTGCACCACTCAAATAGAAGGTTATCAGGTAGTTGTGGAACAGAACTGGAGGCAGCCTTGTACTGGATCTCCTATGCACATGCTTTGGCTTAAACTGAAGAGATTGGTTCCTGTGATGAAGAACTTGAGTAAACCTCTGCAGGGTATCAAGGGCAAAGTTGATGAAGCTAGACAACTGTTGGATGATGTACAAAATAAGCTTGCT includes these proteins:
- the LOC131619563 gene encoding uncharacterized protein LOC131619563, with amino-acid sequence MEFVAPQLINGEVQVAIKEEDIIDELKYWESALIMYVIGSDLSMNMVKHFMMKNWNFVKMPDMFYNDEGYFILHFHSYDDKELVFMKGPYTIRNMLMLLRDWSPDFDLKRDMLRTLPIWVKLPHLPLYLWGKKSLSKIGSALGNPLVTDECTTNRLRVSYARIVVEIDITQTPVSEITIRDTEGKKLKQPVEYEWKPKYCKRCQMVGHNCDKKPKQIIKQWKPKDTKTDEKEIISPENSESIVVEEEPKWTTIERSKKGKEVIREGPSESLLSPNVFESLSLLNEAAVIQEVT